One part of the Desulfonema ishimotonii genome encodes these proteins:
- a CDS encoding CoA-transferase subunit beta: protein MLLAGNIEYTPQEMIVVAGARILEDKKVVFVGTGLPMIATVLAIRTHAPGIIPVFEAGAVGPTLESGLPFSVGDSRTSSGASYVRGLNAAFEMTQRGFCDYGFVGGAEIDPYGNLNSTMMGKFPEEYQKPAVRLPGSGGASDMASSCERTILIMPHEPRRFSETISYITSPGYLDGSPGARKRAGLTGAGPWRVITTKAVMDFDPETRRMRLLHTMPGETPESVQAATGFTLGIAPAVTGMAPPTETELRMIREEIDPLGVFVKKPVREKPVPNQF, encoded by the coding sequence ATGTTATTAGCAGGAAATATCGAATATACCCCTCAGGAAATGATCGTCGTGGCCGGGGCCAGAATACTGGAGGATAAAAAGGTGGTGTTTGTGGGAACCGGCCTGCCCATGATCGCCACTGTACTGGCCATACGGACACACGCACCGGGCATTATTCCGGTGTTCGAGGCCGGCGCTGTGGGCCCGACCCTGGAGAGCGGGCTTCCCTTTTCCGTGGGCGATTCCCGGACGTCCAGCGGCGCGTCCTATGTCCGGGGCCTGAACGCGGCCTTTGAAATGACCCAGCGGGGATTTTGTGATTACGGATTTGTGGGCGGGGCCGAGATCGACCCCTACGGCAACCTCAATTCCACCATGATGGGGAAATTCCCGGAAGAATACCAGAAGCCCGCCGTCCGGCTGCCGGGAAGCGGCGGGGCCAGTGACATGGCCTCCTCCTGTGAGCGGACCATTCTGATCATGCCCCATGAACCCCGGCGGTTCAGCGAAACCATCAGCTATATCACCAGTCCGGGATACCTGGACGGCAGTCCGGGGGCACGGAAACGGGCCGGTCTGACAGGGGCGGGGCCCTGGCGGGTCATCACCACAAAGGCGGTGATGGATTTCGACCCGGAGACGCGCCGGATGCGCCTGCTGCATACCATGCCGGGCGAGACCCCTGAGAGCGTTCAGGCGGCCACCGGGTTCACGCTGGGGATTGCGCCGGCGGTCACCGGGATGGCGCCGCCCACCGAAACAGAGCTTCGGATGATCCGGGAGGAAATCGACCCGCTGGGGGTCTTTGTGAAGAAGCCGGTCAGAGAAAAACCCGTGCCCAACCAGTTCTGA
- the sucC gene encoding ADP-forming succinate--CoA ligase subunit beta, whose protein sequence is MKIHEYQAKELFRKYNVAVPEGSVAFTADEARAVAEKLGEYPVVVKAQIHAGGRGKGGGVKVAMNASDFDTYANDILGMTLVTKQTGPEGRLVKKLLIEQGLNIAKELYLSILPDRATAQMIIMASEAGGMDIEEVAEKTPEKIIKVYVDPLLGLQAYHLREAAFGLNIPKEAMKSFTVLLKNLYRMSTEYDCSMVEINPLVLTAENSVIALDAKVDFDDNALYRHPDVKEYRDLDEEDPTEVEASQHALNYIHLGEGGNVGNMVNGAGLAMATMDCIKFAGGNPINFLDVGGGASAEQIENGFRILQSDPNVKAILINIFGGILRCDRLANGVVQAARKVGMKVPVIIRMEGTNLEEGREILKTSGLELINAADLKDAAQKLKEVIQ, encoded by the coding sequence ATGAAGATCCACGAATATCAAGCCAAAGAGTTGTTCAGAAAGTACAACGTTGCCGTCCCTGAAGGCAGTGTGGCCTTTACCGCAGATGAAGCCAGAGCGGTTGCGGAAAAGCTGGGGGAATACCCGGTTGTTGTCAAAGCCCAGATCCACGCCGGCGGACGGGGCAAGGGCGGCGGTGTGAAGGTGGCAATGAATGCGTCAGATTTCGATACCTATGCAAACGATATTCTCGGCATGACCCTCGTGACCAAACAGACCGGTCCCGAAGGCAGGCTCGTCAAAAAACTGCTCATCGAACAGGGACTCAATATCGCCAAAGAGCTTTACCTGAGCATCCTCCCGGACCGGGCCACCGCCCAGATGATCATCATGGCCAGTGAGGCCGGTGGAATGGATATTGAGGAGGTGGCAGAGAAAACCCCTGAAAAGATCATCAAGGTCTATGTGGACCCCCTGCTGGGCCTTCAGGCATACCATCTGCGTGAGGCGGCCTTTGGGCTGAATATCCCCAAAGAGGCCATGAAATCCTTCACCGTCCTGCTGAAAAACCTCTACAGGATGAGTACGGAATATGACTGCTCAATGGTCGAGATCAACCCTCTGGTCCTGACGGCGGAAAACAGTGTGATCGCCCTGGACGCCAAAGTCGATTTTGACGACAACGCCCTGTACCGCCATCCCGATGTGAAGGAATACCGCGATCTGGATGAGGAGGATCCCACGGAAGTGGAGGCCTCCCAGCACGCCCTGAACTATATCCACCTGGGCGAGGGCGGCAACGTGGGCAACATGGTCAACGGCGCGGGTCTGGCAATGGCGACCATGGACTGTATCAAATTTGCAGGCGGCAATCCCATTAATTTCCTGGACGTGGGGGGCGGAGCCAGTGCGGAACAGATTGAAAACGGTTTCCGCATTCTCCAGAGTGACCCCAATGTCAAGGCCATTCTCATTAATATTTTCGGCGGTATTCTGCGGTGTGACCGCCTGGCAAACGGTGTGGTTCAGGCAGCCCGGAAGGTCGGCATGAAGGTTCCCGTCATCATTCGCATGGAAGGGACCAACCTGGAAGAGGGGCGTGAGATCCTCAAAACATCCGGCCTGGAACTGATCAATGCGGCGGACCTCAAAGACGCCGCTCAGAAGCTGAAAGAAGTTATCCAGTAA
- a CDS encoding CoA transferase subunit A, with translation MEKSSEMFWTGLTPDEARQALVRKDKSKRDKRCTLEDAVARFIKDGDNVAVGGFVNIRQPIAAVHEMIRHGFKDLTLSFQSGGMAIDYLGGAMAVRPDHFSIRRVEMAYWAHESFGLSAVFRHLAENGLIELEDWSNYNMSARFKAGAMGLPFIPCRSPLGSHVLEKCRAKVIDCPFTGTPIILLPASNPDVGILHVQAADHYGNCIIRGTDATCPEIAMASAHTIVTCEQLVSHELITRSSKDISIPFMAVDAVVHVPFGAYPSSCRRHYYFNREHMATFHGLATMARKGNLDGLRAYYNDYVFGTKGFQAFIDHFPIRKILEEQHSEQQNFERLA, from the coding sequence TTGGAAAAAAGCAGTGAGATGTTCTGGACCGGCCTGACGCCCGATGAAGCCCGACAGGCTCTTGTCCGAAAAGACAAATCCAAACGGGATAAACGCTGTACTCTGGAGGATGCGGTGGCCCGTTTTATCAAAGACGGCGATAACGTGGCGGTCGGCGGCTTTGTCAACATCCGCCAGCCCATCGCTGCCGTTCATGAAATGATCCGGCACGGCTTCAAAGATCTGACCCTGTCGTTCCAGTCCGGCGGAATGGCCATCGATTATCTGGGGGGGGCTATGGCGGTGCGGCCCGATCATTTTTCCATCCGGCGGGTGGAGATGGCCTACTGGGCCCATGAATCCTTCGGCCTCTCGGCTGTGTTCCGTCACCTGGCGGAAAACGGGCTGATCGAGCTGGAAGACTGGAGCAATTACAACATGTCGGCCCGATTCAAGGCCGGGGCCATGGGCCTGCCCTTCATCCCCTGCCGCAGTCCGCTGGGCAGCCATGTGCTGGAAAAATGCCGGGCAAAGGTCATCGACTGCCCGTTCACAGGGACGCCCATTATTCTGCTGCCCGCCAGCAACCCCGATGTGGGCATCCTCCACGTCCAGGCCGCAGACCATTACGGCAACTGCATTATCCGGGGAACAGACGCCACCTGCCCGGAGATTGCAATGGCATCGGCCCACACCATTGTCACCTGTGAACAACTGGTCTCCCATGAGCTGATCACGCGGTCTTCAAAAGACATCTCCATACCGTTCATGGCCGTGGACGCAGTGGTCCATGTGCCCTTCGGGGCCTACCCCTCAAGCTGCCGCAGGCATTACTACTTCAACCGGGAGCATATGGCGACCTTCCACGGTCTGGCCACCATGGCCCGAAAGGGAAATCTCGACGGACTCCGGGCCTATTATAACGATTATGTTTTCGGTACCAAAGGGTTTCAGGCGTTCATAGACCACTTTCCGATCCGGAAAATTCTTGAGGAGCAGCACTCCGAGCAGCAGAATTTTGAACGGCTGGCTTAG
- a CDS encoding pyruvate carboxylase subunit B, with the protein MSEHTQVKMTEMNYDADRPAAENPVKIMDLSLRDGHQSLFATRGRTEDMIPVAELMDEVGFWAVETWGGATFDTMHRFLNEDPWERIRTLKRYFKKTPFSMLLRAQNLVGYRNYADDLAEAFVERAAENGMDIFRTFDALNDYRNFETVVKGIKKAGKHFQGCICYTMTEPRLGGDVYNLDYFINKAKDLESMGADSICIKDMAGLIAPYDAYNLIKALKENVKAPIHLHSHFTSGMSPMSHLKAIEAGVDIIDTCMTPYAYRTSHAAIEPLVMTLIGTNRDTGFNIRKLAEINEIFEKEIMPKYKHLLDDSKVSIIDINVLLHQTPGGMLSNLVNQLREMDALDKIGEVYKELPRVRRDLGQIPLVTPTSQIVGIQTVNNVLFDDENERYKMITGQVKDLCYGLYGKTAVPINADVQKKALKGYARGEEPITCRPAEVLEPELEKAKEEIGDLAKDIDDQVLYAIYPVTGKKFLKWKYGVETPPKEVLPRTMEDVKKDDELVKKAKAGLLVEKPGKEDVPEKGEATRTFNVFVDGDYFEVEVDEPGGAPVIAYQAPAAGAVPAPAADAVPAPAAAPAPAPAAPGPQQRLPPPNRRLPPRQQRLPRQQPQMWRGHRSRPPCPA; encoded by the coding sequence ATGAGCGAGCACACTCAGGTAAAAATGACCGAGATGAACTACGATGCGGACAGACCGGCTGCTGAGAACCCGGTCAAAATCATGGATCTGAGCCTGCGGGACGGTCATCAGTCCCTGTTCGCCACCCGCGGACGGACCGAGGATATGATTCCCGTGGCCGAGCTGATGGACGAGGTCGGCTTCTGGGCCGTGGAGACCTGGGGCGGGGCCACCTTCGACACCATGCACCGGTTTCTGAACGAAGACCCGTGGGAGCGCATCCGGACCCTGAAACGCTATTTCAAAAAAACCCCCTTTTCCATGCTGCTCCGGGCCCAGAATCTGGTCGGCTACCGCAACTACGCCGACGATCTGGCCGAGGCCTTTGTGGAGCGGGCGGCTGAAAACGGCATGGATATCTTCAGAACCTTTGATGCCCTCAACGATTACCGCAACTTTGAAACGGTCGTCAAAGGCATCAAGAAGGCCGGAAAGCACTTTCAGGGCTGCATCTGCTACACCATGACCGAACCCCGTCTGGGCGGCGATGTCTACAATCTGGACTACTTCATCAACAAGGCCAAAGACCTCGAATCCATGGGCGCGGACAGCATCTGCATCAAGGACATGGCCGGTCTGATCGCCCCCTATGACGCCTATAATCTGATCAAAGCCCTGAAGGAGAACGTCAAGGCACCCATCCACCTGCACAGCCACTTCACTTCCGGCATGTCTCCCATGAGTCACCTCAAGGCGATTGAGGCGGGCGTGGACATTATCGACACCTGCATGACCCCCTACGCCTACCGCACCTCCCACGCGGCCATCGAGCCGCTGGTGATGACCCTGATCGGCACCAACCGCGACACCGGCTTCAATATCCGGAAGCTGGCGGAGATCAACGAGATTTTTGAAAAAGAGATCATGCCCAAATACAAACACCTCCTGGACGACAGCAAGGTGTCCATCATCGACATCAACGTGCTGCTCCACCAGACACCGGGCGGAATGCTCTCCAACCTGGTCAACCAGCTCCGCGAGATGGACGCCCTGGACAAGATCGGTGAGGTATATAAGGAGCTGCCCAGGGTCCGCAGGGATCTGGGCCAGATTCCGCTGGTCACGCCCACCAGCCAGATCGTGGGCATCCAGACCGTCAACAACGTACTCTTCGATGATGAGAACGAACGGTACAAGATGATCACGGGCCAGGTCAAGGATCTCTGCTACGGCCTCTACGGAAAGACCGCCGTTCCCATTAACGCCGACGTCCAGAAAAAGGCGCTCAAGGGATATGCCAGGGGCGAGGAGCCCATCACCTGCCGGCCGGCCGAGGTGCTGGAGCCCGAGCTGGAAAAGGCCAAAGAAGAGATCGGCGATCTGGCCAAGGATATCGACGATCAGGTACTGTACGCCATCTATCCTGTGACCGGCAAGAAATTCCTCAAGTGGAAATACGGTGTTGAGACGCCGCCCAAAGAGGTGCTGCCCCGGACGATGGAAGATGTGAAGAAGGATGATGAACTGGTGAAAAAGGCCAAGGCCGGTCTGCTGGTTGAAAAGCCGGGCAAAGAGGATGTGCCGGAGAAGGGCGAGGCCACCCGGACCTTCAACGTGTTCGTGGACGGCGACTACTTTGAGGTTGAGGTGGATGAACCCGGCGGCGCTCCGGTGATCGCCTATCAGGCTCCGGCAGCGGGTGCGGTTCCTGCCCCGGCAGCGGATGCGGTTCCTGCCCCGGCAGCAGCGCCCGCCCCTGCGCCTGCCGCCCCAGGGCCGCAGCAGCGCCTGCCGCCCCCAAACCGGCGGCTGCCCCCAAGGCAGCAGCGCCTGCCCCGGCAGCAGCCGCAGATGTGGAGGGGACACCGCTCACGGCCCCCATGCCCGGCATGA
- the scpA gene encoding methylmalonyl-CoA mutase gives MSEHPDKQKWVDLATKQLRGKPLENLDWKTPEGIEVKPLYTAEDIEGLECVNTLPGLPPYVRGPMATMYAGRPWTIRQYAGFSTAKESNAFYRRNLAAGQKGLSVAFDLATHRGYDSDHPRVSGDIGKAGVAIDSVEDMKILFDGIPLDKMSVSMTMNGAVIPILAGYIVAAEEQGVEHAQLMGTIQNDILKEYLTRNTYIYPPEPSMRIISDIMAFCSGEMPKFNTISISGYHIMEAGANSVLQTAFTLADGLQYIRAALSAGMDIDTFAPRLSFFFGIGMNFFMDIAMLRAARFLWHRIVSQFNPKNPKSSMLRTHCQTSGWSLTEQDPYNNVIRTTLEAMSATLGGTQSLHTNSFDEAVGLPTDFSARIARNTQIVIQEESQICHAIDPLAGSYYVEYLTDSIIKEAQKIIDEIGELGGMAKAIESGMPKMRIEESAARKQARIDQGLDVIVGVNKYKVENDANLDVLEVPSTVRDEQVARLKEIKASRDTAAVEKALADLTRGAETGGNLLELALPAVRARATIGEISDAMEKVFGRYVATTQCISGAYSSEYCGDQAEIIESLRKRTETFLEKQGRRPRMLVTKMGQDGHDRGIKVVATAYADLGFDVDISPMFQTPEEAAKMAIENDVHIVGASSLAAGHKTLVPALIEELKKMGGGDIIVIAGGVIPPGDYQFLFDAGVQGVFGPGTSIIESANKVLNLLEEQYLK, from the coding sequence ATGTCAGAACATCCAGATAAACAGAAATGGGTAGATCTCGCGACCAAGCAGCTGAGGGGAAAACCGCTTGAAAACCTCGACTGGAAGACGCCCGAAGGCATTGAGGTCAAGCCGCTGTATACGGCAGAGGATATCGAAGGACTGGAATGCGTCAATACGCTGCCGGGCCTTCCCCCCTATGTCCGGGGCCCCATGGCCACCATGTATGCGGGCCGTCCCTGGACCATCCGCCAGTATGCGGGCTTTTCCACGGCCAAAGAGTCCAACGCCTTTTACAGAAGAAACCTGGCTGCCGGTCAGAAGGGCCTCTCCGTGGCCTTTGACCTGGCGACGCACCGGGGCTATGATTCCGACCATCCCAGGGTATCCGGCGATATCGGCAAGGCCGGTGTGGCCATCGACTCGGTCGAGGACATGAAAATCCTCTTTGACGGCATCCCCCTGGACAAGATGTCCGTCTCCATGACCATGAACGGCGCGGTCATCCCGATTCTGGCCGGATACATCGTGGCGGCAGAAGAGCAGGGCGTCGAACACGCCCAGCTGATGGGGACCATCCAGAACGACATCCTCAAGGAATACCTGACCCGGAACACCTATATCTACCCGCCGGAGCCGTCCATGCGGATCATCTCCGACATCATGGCCTTCTGCTCCGGGGAGATGCCCAAATTCAACACCATCAGCATCAGCGGCTACCACATCATGGAAGCCGGGGCCAACTCCGTACTCCAGACGGCCTTCACCCTTGCCGACGGGTTGCAGTACATCCGGGCGGCTCTGAGTGCGGGCATGGACATCGACACCTTTGCGCCGCGCCTCTCCTTCTTCTTCGGCATCGGCATGAACTTTTTCATGGACATCGCCATGCTGCGGGCGGCCCGTTTCCTGTGGCACCGCATCGTCAGCCAGTTCAATCCCAAAAATCCCAAATCAAGTATGCTCAGGACCCATTGTCAGACCTCCGGTTGGAGCCTGACCGAGCAGGATCCCTATAACAACGTCATTCGGACGACCCTTGAGGCCATGTCCGCAACCCTGGGCGGCACCCAGTCCCTGCACACCAATTCCTTTGATGAGGCTGTCGGCCTGCCCACGGACTTCTCCGCCCGGATCGCCCGGAACACCCAGATTGTGATCCAGGAAGAATCCCAGATCTGTCATGCCATTGACCCGCTGGCCGGTTCCTACTATGTGGAATATCTGACGGACAGTATCATAAAAGAGGCCCAGAAGATCATCGACGAGATCGGTGAGCTGGGCGGCATGGCCAAAGCCATTGAGTCGGGGATGCCCAAGATGCGCATCGAAGAATCGGCGGCCCGCAAACAGGCCCGCATTGACCAGGGGCTGGATGTCATCGTGGGCGTCAACAAGTACAAGGTTGAAAATGATGCGAACCTCGACGTTCTGGAAGTGCCCAGCACCGTCCGTGACGAGCAGGTCGCACGGCTTAAGGAGATCAAAGCCAGCCGCGACACCGCGGCAGTGGAAAAGGCCCTGGCCGATCTGACCAGAGGGGCGGAAACCGGCGGCAATCTGCTGGAACTGGCGTTGCCTGCGGTCCGGGCACGGGCCACCATCGGCGAAATCTCCGATGCCATGGAAAAGGTCTTCGGGCGCTATGTGGCAACGACCCAGTGCATCTCCGGGGCCTACTCCTCGGAATACTGCGGCGACCAGGCCGAGATCATCGAATCCCTGCGCAAGAGGACCGAGACTTTCCTTGAAAAACAGGGCCGCCGTCCCAGAATGCTCGTCACCAAAATGGGACAGGATGGCCACGACCGGGGTATCAAAGTCGTTGCCACGGCTTACGCGGACCTGGGATTTGACGTGGACATCAGCCCCATGTTCCAGACCCCCGAAGAGGCCGCCAAGATGGCCATTGAGAACGACGTTCATATCGTGGGGGCTTCCAGTCTGGCGGCCGGTCACAAGACCCTGGTGCCCGCACTGATCGAAGAGCTGAAAAAGATGGGCGGCGGGGACATCATCGTCATTGCAGGCGGCGTCATTCCGCCGGGCGACTACCAGTTCCTGTTTGATGCCGGTGTACAGGGCGTGTTCGGCCCCGGCACCTCCATCATCGAGTCGGCCAACAAGGTGCTGAACCTGCTGGAAGAACAATATCTGAAGTAA
- a CDS encoding acyl-CoA carboxylase subunit beta, whose amino-acid sequence MGTVADKIQDLKDRKAKLLQMGGEKAVARHREKGKLTARERLDLFFDPGTFREVDMFVTHRCVNFGMEKTEIPSDGVVTGYGKVDGRTVFSFAQDFTSRAGSLGEMHAKKICKVMDMALKAGAPFVGFNDSGGARIQEGVDALSGFGQIFYRNSISSGVIPQISAIMGTAAGGAVYSPAMTDYIFMIKNTSFMFITGPQVIKAVTGEEISFEDLGGAVAHSEKSGVSHFACESEEEALLQIRLLLSYLPSNNMEDPPIVDTGDAPDRTDPALNEIIPDNPNKPYDAKDVIRSIVDNGEFFEPHALYAPNIVICFARFNGRSVGIIANQPAVMGGCLDINASDKASRFIRFCDAFNIPMLTIADVPGYLPGSDQEWSGIIRHGAKLLWTYSEATVPKLLLVTRKDYGGSYLAMCSKDLGADMAFAWPTAEIAVMGAAGAANIIHARAIKGADDPAAMRKEKIEEYEELFSNPYRAAERGYIDDVIIPGETRSRLIDALEALCGKRELRPPKKHGNIPL is encoded by the coding sequence ATGGGTACTGTTGCAGACAAGATTCAGGATCTGAAAGATCGGAAAGCAAAGCTTCTGCAAATGGGCGGTGAGAAAGCCGTTGCCAGGCACAGGGAAAAGGGGAAGCTGACTGCCCGTGAACGGCTGGATCTGTTTTTCGATCCCGGCACATTCCGCGAGGTGGATATGTTCGTCACCCACCGGTGCGTCAACTTCGGCATGGAAAAAACGGAGATCCCGTCCGACGGCGTCGTCACCGGCTACGGCAAGGTGGATGGCCGCACGGTTTTTTCCTTTGCCCAGGATTTCACCTCACGGGCCGGCAGCCTCGGTGAAATGCACGCCAAAAAGATCTGCAAGGTGATGGATATGGCCCTCAAGGCCGGTGCGCCCTTTGTCGGCTTCAACGATTCGGGCGGAGCCAGAATTCAGGAGGGCGTGGACGCCCTGTCCGGCTTCGGCCAGATCTTCTACCGGAACTCCATCTCCTCCGGCGTCATCCCCCAGATCTCCGCGATCATGGGAACGGCCGCCGGCGGCGCGGTCTACTCCCCGGCCATGACCGACTACATCTTCATGATCAAGAACACCAGCTTCATGTTCATCACCGGCCCCCAGGTCATCAAGGCCGTCACCGGCGAGGAGATCAGCTTTGAGGATCTCGGCGGCGCAGTGGCCCACAGCGAGAAGAGCGGCGTCTCCCACTTCGCGTGCGAATCCGAGGAAGAGGCCCTTCTCCAGATCCGGCTGCTGCTCTCCTATCTGCCCTCCAACAACATGGAGGATCCGCCCATCGTGGACACGGGCGACGCCCCGGACCGGACCGATCCGGCGCTGAACGAGATCATCCCTGACAATCCCAACAAGCCCTATGATGCCAAGGATGTGATCCGCTCCATTGTGGACAACGGTGAATTCTTCGAGCCCCATGCGCTCTATGCGCCCAATATCGTCATCTGTTTTGCCCGCTTCAACGGACGTTCCGTCGGCATTATCGCCAATCAGCCCGCTGTCATGGGCGGCTGCCTCGACATCAACGCGTCGGACAAGGCCTCGCGGTTTATCCGCTTCTGTGACGCCTTCAATATCCCCATGCTGACCATCGCCGACGTGCCCGGCTACCTGCCCGGCAGCGATCAGGAGTGGAGCGGCATCATCCGCCACGGGGCCAAGCTCCTCTGGACCTATTCCGAAGCGACCGTGCCCAAGCTGCTGCTGGTAACCCGCAAGGACTACGGCGGTTCCTATCTCGCCATGTGTTCCAAGGACCTGGGCGCGGACATGGCCTTTGCATGGCCCACGGCGGAGATCGCCGTTATGGGCGCGGCCGGCGCGGCCAATATCATCCACGCCAGGGCCATAAAGGGTGCGGACGATCCTGCGGCAATGCGAAAGGAAAAGATCGAAGAATATGAGGAACTCTTTTCCAACCCCTACCGGGCCGCTGAAAGAGGCTACATTGACGACGTGATTATCCCCGGCGAAACCCGCTCCCGTCTGATCGACGCCCTTGAAGCCCTGTGCGGCAAACGGGAACTCCGTCCGCCCAAGAAACACGGCAATATCCCGCTGTAG
- the mce gene encoding methylmalonyl-CoA epimerase: MKILKIDHLGIAVNSIDDGKNFWSDVLGLAFEGAETVSEQKVTTAFFPVGESEVELLESTAPDGPVAKFIEKKGQGFQHVAFRVENIEEALAELKEKGIKLIDQTPRIGAGGAKIAFLHPKATGGVLVELCQRD, from the coding sequence ATGAAAATACTCAAGATCGACCATCTCGGCATCGCCGTCAACAGCATTGACGATGGGAAAAATTTCTGGTCCGACGTTCTGGGGCTGGCGTTTGAAGGTGCTGAGACCGTTTCGGAACAGAAGGTGACGACCGCTTTCTTCCCCGTGGGTGAGAGCGAAGTGGAGCTTCTGGAATCTACGGCTCCGGACGGACCGGTTGCCAAGTTCATCGAGAAAAAAGGCCAGGGATTTCAGCATGTGGCCTTCCGGGTGGAAAATATCGAGGAGGCGCTGGCCGAGCTGAAGGAGAAGGGTATCAAACTCATCGACCAGACCCCCAGAATCGGGGCAGGCGGAGCCAAGATCGCCTTTCTGCACCCAAAAGCCACTGGCGGCGTGCTGGTGGAGCTGTGCCAGAGAGATTAG
- the meaB gene encoding methylmalonyl Co-A mutase-associated GTPase MeaB has protein sequence MFKDPQYYVQGVLDRNRLMLARTITLIESALPAHQEMARTIIDRLLPHTGKAVRLGITGVPGAGKSTFIESFGTLLTEMGFRVAVLAIDPSSTRSGGSILGDKTRMEKLAVNEMAFIRPSPSSGTLGGVARKTRETMLVCEAAGFDVVIVETVGVGQSETTVASMVDFFLVLQISGAGDELQGIKKGVLEVADAIVINKADGDNISRAQMARKEYEIALHLLTPATPTWSPPVLTCSALKMTGIREIWEMILDYREKMTATGELERKRRDQALDWMWFLLKEGLEEWFYRNSKVRELLPELKRDVENGKTAPTVAAIAMLSLLDSKCAI, from the coding sequence ATGTTTAAAGATCCCCAATACTATGTTCAGGGTGTTCTGGACCGGAACCGGCTCATGCTGGCGAGAACCATTACACTGATCGAAAGTGCGCTCCCGGCCCACCAGGAGATGGCGCGCACCATCATCGACCGGCTCCTGCCCCACACCGGCAAGGCTGTCCGTCTCGGCATTACCGGCGTCCCCGGAGCCGGTAAAAGCACCTTTATCGAAAGCTTCGGCACCCTGCTGACGGAGATGGGATTCCGCGTGGCGGTGCTGGCCATCGACCCCAGCAGCACCCGGAGCGGGGGCAGCATCCTGGGAGATAAAACCCGCATGGAGAAGCTGGCGGTGAATGAGATGGCCTTTATCCGCCCCTCGCCTTCGAGCGGAACCCTGGGCGGCGTGGCCCGGAAGACCCGTGAGACCATGCTGGTCTGCGAGGCGGCCGGGTTTGATGTGGTCATTGTGGAGACGGTGGGCGTGGGGCAGTCCGAGACCACCGTCGCATCCATGGTCGATTTTTTCCTGGTGCTTCAGATCTCCGGAGCCGGTGACGAGCTTCAGGGGATCAAAAAAGGGGTGCTGGAAGTGGCCGACGCCATTGTCATCAACAAGGCCGACGGCGATAACATCAGCCGCGCCCAGATGGCCCGCAAAGAATATGAGATCGCCCTGCACCTGCTGACCCCGGCCACCCCCACCTGGTCTCCGCCGGTACTCACCTGCAGCGCCCTGAAGATGACCGGCATCCGGGAGATCTGGGAGATGATCCTGGACTACAGGGAAAAGATGACAGCGACCGGGGAGCTGGAGCGCAAGCGCAGGGATCAGGCCCTGGACTGGATGTGGTTTCTGCTCAAGGAGGGACTTGAAGAGTGGTTTTACCGGAATTCCAAGGTCAGAGAGCTGCTGCCCGAACTGAAAAGAGATGTGGAAAACGGAAAGACGGCCCCGACCGTGGCGGCCATTGCAATGCTGTCTCTTCTTGACAGCAAATGCGCAATATAG
- a CDS encoding acetyl-CoA carboxylase biotin carboxyl carrier protein subunit, whose translation MEGTPLTAPMPGMIVSYEKNVGDSVEAGDTVLILEAMKMENALPAPCAGTIKAINFSSGDSVAKNDVLCVIG comes from the coding sequence GTGGAGGGGACACCGCTCACGGCCCCCATGCCCGGCATGATCGTCAGCTACGAGAAGAATGTGGGCGACAGCGTTGAGGCCGGTGACACCGTTCTCATCCTGGAGGCCATGAAGATGGAAAATGCCCTGCCCGCCCCGTGTGCAGGCACCATCAAAGCCATTAATTTTTCCAGCGGCGACTCTGTTGCCAAAAATGACGTACTCTGCGTGATCGGGTAA